In Halorientalis litorea, one DNA window encodes the following:
- a CDS encoding restriction endonuclease has product MAVLDDLSGFEFEDVMADVFRNLGYENVRQAEKTADEGRDVLMEEVVDGRRRAIIVECKHTGTVGRPVVQKLHSAIATFDFDGPKRGMVVTTGRFTNPAQEYADRLQQNDDPHPIELLDGEDLREIADEIGLDLYNGRIEILCDETLRPYDPAADVDAAVAEAFRDIENIEAADLPEPHSSVTFRPVVAVTADTNAVFETSVGVIHRINDRTRFVAHAERGQPQVVDEDVGTLVTENLHATVDLDAEQFGEVFDDVEERRFGQTQTEYKEWAVERLQQHHMTTVTYTGDNNVTYHKTCEPNRSDISVQSIEPVYLPEVRHTTDIQAYTYPYEYYAAGPSRVTAEDGIHRCVHCDTSGIDETYTYCSNCGAIACSSHIKMERLEGEPICTGCAVTERFALKTKYFYDEGNLEAFREEYADMPLHEKAMENKWLAGGSVVATLLLVVGLLIIGGII; this is encoded by the coding sequence ATGGCTGTACTGGACGATCTCTCGGGGTTCGAGTTTGAGGACGTGATGGCGGACGTGTTCCGCAACCTCGGCTACGAGAACGTCCGCCAGGCCGAGAAGACAGCTGACGAGGGTCGCGACGTCCTCATGGAGGAGGTCGTCGACGGCAGGCGGCGCGCGATCATCGTCGAGTGCAAGCACACGGGGACGGTCGGGCGGCCGGTCGTCCAGAAGCTTCACTCGGCGATCGCGACGTTCGACTTCGACGGCCCCAAACGCGGAATGGTCGTCACGACCGGCCGGTTTACGAACCCTGCTCAGGAGTACGCCGACCGCCTCCAGCAGAACGACGACCCACACCCAATCGAGCTGCTCGACGGCGAGGACCTCCGGGAGATTGCCGACGAGATCGGCCTCGACCTCTACAACGGGCGCATCGAGATTCTCTGCGACGAGACGCTCCGCCCGTACGATCCGGCCGCCGACGTCGACGCGGCCGTCGCGGAGGCGTTCCGCGACATCGAGAACATCGAAGCCGCCGACCTTCCAGAACCGCACTCATCGGTGACGTTCCGCCCAGTGGTCGCGGTCACCGCGGACACGAACGCCGTCTTCGAGACGTCGGTGGGCGTCATCCACCGGATCAACGACCGGACGCGATTCGTTGCCCACGCCGAACGCGGGCAGCCGCAGGTCGTCGACGAGGACGTCGGGACGCTGGTCACCGAGAATCTCCACGCGACGGTCGACCTCGACGCCGAGCAGTTCGGAGAGGTGTTCGACGACGTCGAGGAGCGCCGGTTCGGACAGACCCAGACGGAGTACAAGGAGTGGGCCGTCGAGCGCCTCCAGCAGCACCACATGACGACGGTGACCTACACCGGCGACAACAACGTCACGTACCACAAGACTTGCGAGCCGAATCGTTCGGACATCTCCGTGCAGTCGATCGAGCCCGTATACCTCCCCGAGGTTCGGCACACCACCGACATCCAAGCGTACACCTACCCCTACGAGTACTACGCGGCAGGCCCGTCCAGAGTAACAGCCGAGGACGGCATCCATCGGTGCGTCCACTGTGACACGAGCGGCATCGATGAGACGTACACCTATTGTTCGAACTGCGGGGCCATCGCCTGCTCCAGTCACATCAAAATGGAGCGGCTGGAAGGTGAGCCGATCTGTACGGGCTGTGCGGTGACGGAACGGTTCGCGCTGAAGACGAAGTACTTCTACGACGAGGGGAATCTCGAGGCGTTCCGCGAGGAGTACGCCGACATGCCGCTCCACGAGAAGGCGATGGAGAACAAGTGGCTGGCCGGGGGAAGCGTTGTCGCGACGCTGCTGCTCGTGGTCGGACTACTCATCATCGGCGGCATCATCTGA
- a CDS encoding DUF6166 domain-containing protein produces the protein MTTAYVGRRRRGELVVTRLPEDEELTLDRSLDIVNHSPSGFEIGYRGSGPAQLACALLLDYYDDEQVAREHYIAFRNQVVSQLECDGAAACWHLTGEKIDAAMSTLTDDVVALPDGGRPSPTLPENWRTVSRPDRQVFQRADRDHYIVLGDGSDEWLVVLCSQGDRAYPAPLVHRTVAEDADVERVIRELAEESNDLIEPPEGRH, from the coding sequence ATGACGACGGCGTACGTCGGCCGGCGTCGACGGGGAGAGCTCGTTGTCACTCGCCTTCCTGAAGATGAGGAACTCACCCTCGACCGCAGTCTCGATATCGTCAATCACAGTCCGAGTGGCTTTGAGATCGGGTATCGGGGTAGCGGCCCCGCCCAGCTCGCGTGCGCACTTCTGCTCGACTACTACGACGATGAGCAGGTCGCCCGTGAGCACTACATCGCGTTCCGGAATCAGGTGGTCTCACAGCTGGAGTGCGACGGTGCAGCGGCGTGCTGGCACCTCACCGGCGAGAAGATCGACGCCGCGATGTCGACCCTTACCGACGACGTCGTCGCGCTCCCCGACGGTGGACGGCCGTCACCGACGCTCCCCGAGAACTGGCGAACCGTCTCTCGCCCGGACCGGCAGGTCTTCCAGCGCGCTGATCGCGACCACTACATCGTACTCGGGGATGGAAGCGACGAGTGGCTGGTCGTTCTCTGCAGCCAGGGCGACCGTGCATATCCTGCCCCGCTCGTACATCGGACGGTTGCCGAGGATGCTGACGTAGAACGAGTAATCCGGGAACTCGCAGAAGAGAGCAACGACCTCATCGAACCCCCGGAGGGGAGGCACTGA
- a CDS encoding HNH endonuclease signature motif containing protein: MTDSEYPWRDESLLYELYWEQELSTVKIAEELGCTQQTISKWMQKFDISRRDAREAAPNRRRHPAVFTDRGYVICASNYRGTTDSVGIHRLVMVAEHGFDAVAGKHVHHKNGVRWDNRPENLELLSRSEHAERHGFGSEIKPTDHEWDVSDRERDERGRFK; this comes from the coding sequence ATGACCGATTCAGAGTACCCCTGGCGAGACGAATCGCTCCTCTACGAACTCTACTGGGAACAGGAGTTGAGCACGGTCAAGATTGCGGAGGAACTGGGATGTACACAACAGACGATCTCGAAGTGGATGCAGAAGTTCGACATCTCTCGTCGGGACGCACGCGAGGCGGCCCCGAACCGGCGACGGCATCCCGCCGTGTTCACCGACCGTGGCTACGTCATCTGCGCGTCGAACTATCGAGGGACAACAGATTCCGTCGGAATTCACCGACTCGTAATGGTGGCAGAGCACGGGTTCGACGCCGTCGCAGGCAAGCACGTGCATCATAAAAATGGCGTCCGGTGGGACAACAGACCGGAGAACCTCGAGCTACTCAGTCGCTCCGAACACGCCGAACGACACGGCTTCGGGTCCGAGATCAAGCCTACCGACCACGAGTGGGACGTCTCTGATCGCGAGCGGGACGAACGGGGGCGATTCAAATGA
- a CDS encoding type II toxin-antitoxin system RelE family toxin, whose amino-acid sequence MTEVEWTPKALDLLEGLDTEAQERLVKKLDEAKDWTSHRLEKLTGYPYYKLRAGDYRAIITWDRDEEVLIVEAVGHRRNIYDRHLPP is encoded by the coding sequence ATGACTGAGGTCGAGTGGACACCGAAAGCACTCGATTTACTGGAGGGTCTCGACACTGAAGCCCAAGAGCGGTTGGTGAAGAAACTCGACGAGGCGAAAGACTGGACCTCCCACCGACTCGAAAAGCTCACCGGCTATCCATACTACAAGCTCCGCGCCGGCGACTACCGAGCGATCATCACATGGGACCGAGACGAGGAGGTCCTCATCGTCGAGGCGGTTGGGCATCGGCGGAATATCTACGATCGCCACCTCCCACCGTAA
- a CDS encoding ribbon-helix-helix domain-containing protein — protein sequence MSTDSDAGGDGEMEKINVRVPQSLLAQVDDVWEERGYANKSEFIRDALRDAVNPPTQLSEEALEHLAESRKQREQGETVSQDDVKDRLGIDD from the coding sequence ATGAGCACTGACAGCGACGCCGGCGGTGACGGTGAAATGGAGAAGATCAACGTCCGAGTGCCACAGTCGCTGCTGGCACAGGTCGACGACGTCTGGGAGGAGCGTGGCTACGCGAACAAATCCGAGTTCATCCGCGACGCGCTTCGAGACGCTGTCAACCCGCCAACGCAGCTGTCCGAGGAAGCGCTTGAACACCTGGCTGAGAGTCGCAAGCAGCGAGAGCAGGGCGAGACGGTGTCGCAGGACGACGTGAAGGACCGCTTGGGAATCGATGACTGA